Proteins co-encoded in one Rattus rattus isolate New Zealand chromosome 5, Rrattus_CSIRO_v1, whole genome shotgun sequence genomic window:
- the LOC116900245 gene encoding olfactory receptor 998-like — protein MEEKNQTTVLEFFFLGLTDYLHQKIVLFIMFFFIYLVTLAGNVGMINLIWVDPRLHTPMYFFLSQLAFVDVCSSSCVAPKMLCDIFVENKAISFMGCAAQMWFFGLFVTTDCFLLAAMAYDRYTAICKPLLYTLIMSKKVCIQFVIGPYLLAAINITTHTTMTFRLPFCGSNTINHFFCDVSPLLSLACADTWINKVVLFVMAGVIGVPSGLIIIFSYMCILVAILKIKTADGRQKAFATCSSHLTAVSILYGTLFFIYVRPNASTSLDINKVISLFYTVVIPMLNPLIYSLRNKEVKNAFKRILERKNFLTGA, from the coding sequence atggaagaaaagaaccagacCACAGTGCTTGAATTTTTCTTCCTGGGCCTTACAGATTACCTCCATCAGAAGATTGTCCTCTTCatcatgtttttcttcatttatcttgTCACCCTGGCAGGTAATGTGGGTATGATCAATCTCATATGGGTGGACCCAAGGCTACACACACCTATGTACTTTTTCCTCAGCCAGCTGGCCTTTGTAGATGTGTGCTCTTCTTCTTGTGTAGCTCCCAAGATGCTGTGTGACATTTTTGTGGAGAACAAAGCCATCTCTTTTATGGGCTGTGCAGCACAGATGTGGTTCTTTGGTCTCTTTGTGACAACTGATTGTTTCCTCCTGGCTGCCATGGCATATGACCGGTATACAGCCATCTGTAAGCCCTTACTGTATACTCTCATCATGTCCAAGAAGGTCTGTATTCAGTTTGTCATAGGACCTTATCTTCTAGCTGCTATAAACATCACAACTCATACAACCATGACCTTTCGCTTACCATTCTGTGGTTCAAATACCATCAATCATTTCTTCTGTGACGTTTCCCCGCTGCTTTCATTAGCATGTGCTGACACATGGATTAACAAGGTGGTGCTTTTTGTCATGGCTGGAGTGATAGGAGTTCCAAGTGGCTTGATAATCATCTTCTCCTACATGTGCATCCTGGTGGCTATCTTGAAGATCAAGACTGCTGACGGGAGACAGAAAGCCTTTGCCACATGTTCTTCTCACCTGACAGCTGTCTCAATTCTTTATGGCactcttttcttcatctatgttcgACCTAATGCAAGTACTTCCCTGGATATTAACAAAGTGATCTCTTTATTTTATACTGTGGTGATTCCCATGTTGAATCCCCTTATTTATAGCTTGAGGAACAAAGAAGTGAAAAATGCATTTAAGAGAATATTGGAGAGGAAGAACTTTTTAACAGGTGCTTAA
- the LOC116900246 gene encoding olfactory receptor 1002, with translation MKQRNQTVVTEFFFTGLTSSLQLQIALFLTFLCVYLVTLLGNLGMIVLIHLDTRLHIPMYFFLSHLSFVDACSSSVISPKMLSGIFVDKKVISFLGCAIQLCLFSQFVVTECFLLASMAYDRYVAICKPLLYTSIMSQRVCVQLVVGPYSIGLISTTIHITSAFILPYCGPNLINHFFCDLLPVLSLACADTQINKRLLFILAGILGVFSGMIILVSYVYIAITILKIGSADGRRKAFSTCSSHLTAVSILYGTLFFIYVRPSSSFSLDINKVVALFYTTVIPMLNPFIYSLRNKDVKDAFIRTFEKQFCYSLQDKIL, from the coding sequence atgaagcaaagaaatcaaACTGTTGTGACTGAGTTCTTCTTCACTGGATTAACCTCCTCCTTGCAGCTCCAAATTGCCCTCTTTCTGAcatttctctgtgtttatctTGTAACTCTTCTGGGGAATCTGGGAATGATCGTTCTCATTCACTTGGACACTCGACTCCACATccccatgtacttttttctcagCCACTTGTCCTTTGTGGATGCCTGCTCCTCTTCTGTCATCAGTCCTAAGATGTTGTCTGGCATCTTTGTGGATAAAAAGGTGATCTCCTTCTTGGGTTGTGCTATCCAGCTTTGTTTATTTAGTCAGTTTGTAGTCACAGAATGTttcctcctggcctccatggcttATGATAGGTATGTTGCCATCTGTAAACCCTTGCTGTATACATCCATCATGTCCCAACGGGTCTGTGTACAGCTAGTGGTAGGCCCTTACAGCATAGGCCTTATAAGCACTACGATCCATATTACCTCTGCATTTATCCTGCCATACTGTGGTCCAAATCTCATCAATCATTTTTTCTGTGAccttcttcctgttctctcaCTGGCATGTGCAGATACTCAGATAAATAAACGTTTGCTTTTCATCCTGGCTGGTATCCTAGGTGTATTCAGTGGTATGATCATCTTGGTGTCCTATGTTTACATTGCCATCACCATCCTAAAGATTGGCTCTGCTGATGGGAGACGCAAAGCCTTCTCCACATGCTCTTCACATCTGACAGCTGTCTCTATCCTTTACGGAACTCTCTTCTTTATCTATGTACGTCCAAGTTCCAGCTTCTCTCTGGATATCAATAAAGTTGTGGCACTATTTTACACCACTGTAATCCCAATGCTGAACCCATTCATTTATAGCCTGAGAAATAAGGACGTCAAAGATGCATTCATCAGGACATTTGAAAAACAGTTTTGTTACAGTTTGCAAGATAAAATATTATAG